The Vanessa cardui chromosome 9, ilVanCard2.1, whole genome shotgun sequence genome has a window encoding:
- the LOC124532495 gene encoding muscarinic acetylcholine receptor M2 isoform X1, which produces MNSTEASLDVNRSTPIYTIGTNFITQWKLQKLKQRSCVASSTYPECQGYLISNATNYTDVYFLNGTLDDTIDLQPVLPPFPLWLAVIIATCLVLVILLTVSGNVLVLLAFLVDRTIRQPSNYFIASLAATDLLIGTLSMPFYTDYVLKGYWHLGPLLCDLWLSVDYTVCLVSQYTVLLITVDRFCSVKIAARYRAWRTKNRVIWMVTVTWIIPALLFFTTIFGWEHFVGYRDLQEGECAVQFLKDPIFNTALIIGYYWTTLFVLIVLYAGIFKTAYDMQKKSEAKQRKMQSMVALSAGVMTGMAGRAAGMAALSKATISSEDQIKVSESIRKDSTSKGSLQAPVLNLGGSTDSNSSQKSSAHKSSATATGTSTTVESDADKKEDQVEAERSSSPAFDSDDESTTQSNVKKRPSVANLVMQTGALQLLNNMRLNGNMLIKPDIKQSPLLKNETEKPKSSLSQISEKSLLDTENPDTSQSNGQTPAVSVPLSTVSFMSPSSSGIATPSEREVSTTIAQRIIPPPSEFRGSRSVSDSPPSQSESSRAKNFKSLKSDGTYSDVLLGLDGADLRYMDESSVIVPSPTNESPPSSITFPTATEPSSPPTFNSGNITNTSLLQAALIRATAEAQVTQPKSNLSPPPPIKVNTEVSLTTGERPKPIITLVSSSSNNNDGQSIKPSESKSSKIKLNDTPAIENSDISSSAVSGVGRGDSRKDFVKNIGKKLKVKRSKRDGLFPSIGRQKSKSENRARKAFRTISFILGAFVVCWTPYHVLALVEGFCRDPPCINQHLYMFSYFLCYANSPINPFCYALANQQFKKTFTRLLRGDFHIT; this is translated from the exons caaCCCGTTTTACCACCGTTTCCACTCTGGCTGGCTGTGATCATAGCTACGTGCCTGGTGTTGGTCATCCTGCTAACCGTGAGTGGCAATGTGCTAGTACTCCTCGCCTTTCTGGTGGACAGAACCATACGTCAGCCGAGTAACTATTTTATAGCCTCACTGGCTGCTACTGATCTACTTATAG GTACATTATCGATGCCTTTTTATACAGATTATGTCTTGAAAGGGTATTGGCATTTAGGACCTTTGTTATGTGACCTTTGGCTATCCGTCGATTATACAGTATGCTTAGTATCGCAATACACCGTCTTGCTAATAACTGTAGATCGATTTTGCAGTGTTAAAATAGCTGCGAGATACAGAGCGTGGCGTACGAAAAACCGAGTAATATGGATGGTTACGGTAACTTGGATAATACCAGCATTGCTTTTTTTCACAACTATTTTTGGATGGGAACACTTTGTCGGCTATAGAGATCTGCAGGAAGGCGAGTGTGCTGTGCAATTTTTGAAGGATCCCATTTTTAATACTGCTTTAATCATAGGATATTATTGGACAACACTTTTTGTATTAATCGTATTGTACGCTGGGATTTTTAAAACAGCATATGATATGCAGAAAAAAAGTGAAGCAAAACAGAGAAAGATGCAATCAATGGTAGCGCTAAGCGCCGGTGTAATGACTGGTATGGCGGGAAGGGCTGCTGGAATGGCAGCGCTATCTAAAGCTACAATATCAAGCGAAGATCAAATAAAAGTTTCAGAATCGATTCGAAAAGATTCTACATCTAAAGGATCACTACAGGCTCCGGTTCTCAATTTAGGTGGTTCGACTGATTCCAATTCGAGTCAAAAATCTTCAGCACATAAAAGTAGCGCTACCGCAACTGGAACATCTACAACTGTTGAATCTGATGCAGATAAAAAGGAAGATCAAGTAGAAGCAGAAAGATCCAGCAGTCCAGCATTTGACTCCGATGATGAAAGTACTACACAATCCAACGTGAAGAAGCGACCTTCTGTTGCCAACTTAGTCATGCAAACAGGTGCATTACAATTGCTTAATAATATGCGTTTAAATGGTAACATGCTTATTAAACCTGATATTAAGCAATCGCCCCTTTTGAAAAATGAAACTGAAAAACCGAAGTCATCGCTTTCGCAAATATCGGAGAAAAGTCTTCTCGATACAGAAAATCCCGATACCTCGCAAAGTAATGGACAAACACCAGCAGTAAGTGTTCCTCTATCTACCGTTAGCTTTATGTCCCCTTCATCGTCGGGGATAGCTACGCCGTCTGAAAGAGAAGTATCAACTACAATCGCTCAAAGAATCATCCCTCCACCATCAGAATTTAGGGGTAGCCGATCCGTGTCCGACAGTCCACCATCTCAATCGGAATCATCCAGagctaaaaattttaaatcattaaaaagtgATGGTACTTATTCTGATGTGCTATTAGGTCTGGATGGTGCTGACTTAAGGTACATGGATGAAAGTTCAGTCATTGTTCCTTCACCTACAAACGAAAGTCCTCCATCTTCAATCACATTTCCAACAGCTACAGAACCATCATCTCCTCCTACATTCAATTCGGgtaatataacaaatacttCCTTATTACAGGCTGCTCTCATACGAGCAACAGCTGAAGCTCAAGTAACACAACCCAAATCAAATTTATCTCCTCCACCACCTATAAAAGTTAACACCGAGGTAAGTTTGACAACTGGAGAGCGTCCGAAACCTATTATAACCCTTGTATCTTCGTCTTCCAATAATAATGATGGCCAATCTATAAAACCATCCGAAAGCAAAAGctcaaaaataaagttaaatgacACGCCGGCTATTGAAAATAGTGATATCTCTAGTTCAGCCGTAAGTGGGGTGGGTCGAGGAGATTCGAGAAAAGACTTCGTTAAGAATATAGGaaagaaattaaaagtaaaacgttCAAAGCGAGATGGATTATTTCCTAGTATTGGTCGGCAAAAGTCGAAATCAGAAAATCGAGCAAGGAAAGCATTTCGGACGATTTCCTTTATATTAGGCGCGTTCGTTGTTTGTTGGACCCCATATCACGTCTTAGCTTTAGTCGAAGGTTTTTGTAGAGATCCTCCATGTATTAACCAACACTTGTATATGTTTTCGTATTTCTTATGCTACGCTAACAGCCCCATAAACCCTTTCTGCTACGCATTGGCTAACCAACAATTCAAGAAGACTTTCACGAGACTTCTCCGGGGCGATTTTCATATTACCTAG